A genomic window from Martelella lutilitoris includes:
- a CDS encoding microcin C ABC transporter permease YejB encodes MGSYILRRLLLMIPTLVGIMTISFIIVQFAPGGPVEQVIAELNGQGGGAESRMSGGSDAGMSMDGFDSASSSNYRGAQGLDPELIADLEAQFGFDKPPLTRFLLMMRDYLTFDFGDSFFRNSSVIDLIIDKLPVSISLGIWVLLLSYGVSIPLGIRKAVRDGSRFDVWTSGIIVIGFAVPGFLLGILLIILFAGGSFFDWFPLRGLVSDNFAELPWWQKPLDYFWHLTLPLIALSVSSFATTTLLTKNSFIDEIGKQYVITARAKGLSERKVLYGHVFRNAMLIVIAGFPGSFILAFFTGSLLIENVFSLDGLGRLGYLSLVNRDYPVVFATLYIFSLLGLFIGLVSDLIYTWIDPRIDFEKRDV; translated from the coding sequence ATGGGCTCCTATATCCTTCGCCGCCTGCTGCTGATGATCCCGACGCTGGTCGGCATCATGACGATTTCCTTCATCATCGTGCAGTTTGCCCCCGGCGGCCCGGTGGAACAGGTGATCGCGGAGCTGAACGGCCAGGGCGGCGGCGCGGAAAGCCGCATGTCCGGCGGTTCGGACGCCGGCATGTCGATGGACGGGTTCGACAGCGCCTCGTCATCGAACTACCGCGGCGCCCAGGGGCTCGATCCGGAGCTGATCGCCGATCTGGAGGCCCAGTTCGGCTTCGACAAGCCGCCGCTGACGCGCTTTCTCTTGATGATGCGCGACTATCTGACCTTCGATTTCGGCGACAGCTTCTTCCGCAATTCTTCCGTCATCGACCTCATCATCGACAAGCTGCCGGTGTCGATCTCGCTGGGCATATGGGTCTTGCTGCTGTCGTACGGCGTCTCCATTCCGCTCGGCATCCGCAAGGCGGTGCGGGACGGTTCGCGTTTCGACGTCTGGACCTCGGGCATCATCGTCATCGGCTTTGCCGTTCCGGGCTTCCTGCTCGGCATCCTGCTGATCATCCTGTTTGCCGGCGGCTCCTTTTTCGACTGGTTTCCGCTGCGCGGCCTCGTCTCCGACAATTTTGCCGAACTGCCCTGGTGGCAGAAGCCGCTCGACTATTTCTGGCACCTGACCCTGCCGCTGATCGCGCTTTCGGTCTCCTCCTTCGCCACGACAACGCTTCTGACGAAGAACTCCTTCATCGACGAGATCGGCAAGCAATATGTTATCACCGCCCGCGCCAAGGGGCTTTCGGAACGCAAGGTGCTTTACGGCCACGTCTTCCGCAATGCCATGCTGATCGTCATTGCCGGCTTTCCCGGTTCCTTCATTCTTGCCTTCTTCACCGGTTCGCTTCTGATCGAAAACGTGTTCTCGCTCGACGGGCTCGGCCGCCTCGGCTATCTCTCGCTCGTCAACCGCGACTATCCGGTGGTCTTCGCCACGCTCTACATCTTCTCGCTTCTCGGGCTGTTCATCGGCCTTGTCTCCGACCTGATCTACACCTGGATCGATCCGCGCATCGACTTCGAAAAGAGGGATGTGTGA
- a CDS encoding ABC transporter permease codes for MSDLASEDMVKRPKTGWLTPMNARRWKNFKANRRGYWSLWIFLFLFIISLFAEFVANDKPIIASYKGEILFPVVVDYPEEKFGGFLAVTDYRSDFIQEEIEANGWMIWPPIRYSYRTINSNVPYSAPTPPFWLMTKEERCAGYPDGVDDPGCNLGNMDWLGTDDLARDVLARVIYGFRISVLFGLLLTGFSAVIGVTAGAVQGYFGGWVDLLMQRFIEIWSSLPTLYILLIIAAILPPGFFVLLGVMLVFSWVSFVAVVRAEFLRARNFEYVRAARALGVGNGTIMFRHLLPNAMVATLTFVPFILSGAIVTLTSLDFLGFGMPPGSPSLGELVNQGKSNLQAPWLGITAFFTLSIMLSLLVFVGEAVRDAFDPRKTFQ; via the coding sequence ATGAGCGATCTCGCATCCGAGGACATGGTCAAGCGCCCGAAGACCGGCTGGCTCACCCCGATGAACGCGCGACGGTGGAAGAATTTCAAGGCCAACCGGCGCGGTTACTGGTCGCTGTGGATCTTCCTGTTCCTGTTCATCATCAGCCTGTTCGCCGAATTCGTCGCCAACGACAAGCCGATCATCGCCTCCTACAAGGGCGAGATCCTGTTTCCCGTCGTCGTCGATTATCCGGAGGAGAAGTTCGGCGGTTTTCTCGCGGTCACTGATTATCGCTCCGATTTCATCCAGGAGGAGATCGAGGCCAATGGCTGGATGATCTGGCCGCCGATCCGCTATTCCTACCGCACCATCAACTCCAACGTGCCCTATTCGGCACCAACCCCGCCCTTCTGGCTGATGACCAAGGAAGAGCGCTGTGCCGGTTACCCTGACGGCGTGGATGATCCGGGCTGCAATCTCGGCAACATGGACTGGCTCGGAACCGACGACCTTGCCCGCGACGTGCTGGCCCGGGTGATCTACGGCTTCCGCATCTCGGTGCTGTTCGGGCTGCTGCTCACCGGATTTTCCGCCGTTATCGGCGTCACCGCCGGCGCGGTGCAGGGCTATTTCGGCGGCTGGGTCGACCTTCTGATGCAGCGCTTCATCGAAATCTGGTCGTCGCTGCCGACGCTCTACATCCTGCTGATCATCGCGGCGATCCTTCCGCCCGGCTTCTTCGTGCTGCTCGGCGTCATGCTGGTTTTCTCATGGGTCAGCTTCGTTGCCGTCGTCAGGGCCGAGTTCCTCAGGGCGCGCAATTTCGAATATGTGCGGGCGGCGCGTGCGCTCGGCGTGGGCAATGGCACCATCATGTTCCGCCATCTTCTGCCCAATGCCATGGTCGCCACGCTCACCTTCGTGCCCTTCATCCTTTCGGGCGCGATCGTGACGCTGACCTCGCTGGATTTCTTAGGGTTTGGCATGCCGCCCGGCTCACCCTCGCTCGGCGAACTGGTCAATCAGGGCAAGAGCAATCTGCAGGCGCCGTGGCTTGGCATCACCGCCTTCTTCACGCTCTCGATCATGCTGTCGCTTCTGGTGTTCGTCGGCGAGGCGGTGCGCGATGCGTTTGACCCGAGGAAGACCTTCCAATGA
- a CDS encoding ABC transporter ATP-binding protein, translating into MNQTPLLSVKDLSVAFRQGEADNLAVDRISFDILPGEVVALVGESGSGKSATAASVLRLLPYPAASHPSGEILFAGRDLLKADDHTLRQVRGGDITQIFQEPMTSLNPLHTVEKQVGETLALHAGMTGADARRRVLELLHEVGIREAERRLGAFPHELSGGQRQRVMIAMALANRPKLLIADEPTTALDVTVQAQILKLLKSLQRDHGMSMLFITHDLGIVRKFADRVCVMTDGKIVEHGPVAEIFDNPQHAYTRHLLAAEPKGEPPAHDPSREVVVEAENVKVWFPVKTGLLRKTIDHVKAVNGISLKLRAGETLGVVGESGSGKTTLGLALTRMIASEGRIGFVGKDIDAYSFKAMKPLREAMQIVFQDPYGSLSPRMSVGEIVAEGLKIHERSLTVAEREARVGAALEEVGLDAATRWRYPHEFSGGQRQRIAIARAMVLKPRFVMLDEPTSALDMSVQAQVVDLLSDLQKKHNLAYLFISHDLKVVRALANEIIVMRFGEVVERGPAAEVFENPKADYTRALLAAAFDIEPVEAD; encoded by the coding sequence ATGAACCAGACGCCTCTTCTTTCCGTGAAGGACCTGTCCGTCGCCTTTCGTCAGGGCGAGGCCGACAATCTCGCCGTCGACCGGATCTCCTTCGACATCCTGCCGGGCGAGGTGGTGGCGCTGGTCGGCGAATCGGGCTCCGGCAAGTCCGCGACGGCGGCCTCGGTGCTGCGCCTTCTGCCCTATCCGGCTGCGAGTCATCCGAGCGGCGAGATCCTGTTTGCAGGCCGCGATCTGCTGAAGGCCGATGACCACACGCTCAGGCAGGTGCGCGGCGGCGATATCACCCAGATCTTCCAGGAGCCGATGACCTCGCTGAACCCGCTGCATACGGTGGAAAAACAGGTGGGCGAGACGCTGGCGCTGCATGCCGGCATGACCGGGGCGGACGCCCGCAGGCGCGTGCTGGAACTGCTGCATGAGGTCGGCATCCGCGAGGCGGAGAGACGGCTCGGCGCCTTCCCGCACGAGCTTTCCGGCGGCCAGCGCCAGCGCGTGATGATTGCCATGGCGCTTGCCAACCGGCCGAAGCTGCTGATCGCCGACGAGCCGACCACGGCGCTGGACGTGACGGTGCAGGCGCAGATTCTGAAACTTCTGAAAAGCCTGCAGCGCGATCACGGCATGTCGATGTTGTTCATCACCCATGATCTCGGCATCGTGCGCAAGTTCGCCGACCGGGTCTGCGTGATGACCGACGGCAAGATCGTCGAGCACGGGCCGGTTGCCGAGATCTTCGACAATCCGCAGCATGCCTACACAAGGCACCTGCTCGCCGCCGAGCCGAAGGGCGAGCCGCCGGCGCATGATCCGAGCCGCGAGGTCGTGGTCGAGGCCGAAAACGTCAAGGTCTGGTTTCCGGTGAAAACGGGACTGTTGCGCAAGACGATCGACCACGTGAAGGCGGTCAACGGCATTTCGCTGAAGCTGCGCGCCGGCGAGACGCTTGGCGTTGTCGGCGAATCGGGGTCCGGAAAGACGACGCTCGGTCTGGCGCTGACGCGGATGATCGCCTCGGAAGGCAGGATTGGCTTTGTCGGCAAGGATATCGACGCCTATTCCTTCAAGGCGATGAAGCCGCTCCGGGAGGCGATGCAGATTGTGTTTCAGGACCCTTATGGTTCGCTGTCGCCGCGCATGTCGGTGGGCGAAATCGTCGCCGAGGGGCTGAAGATCCACGAGCGCTCGCTTACGGTCGCCGAGCGCGAGGCGCGGGTGGGCGCGGCGCTGGAAGAGGTCGGCCTCGACGCCGCGACCCGCTGGCGCTATCCGCACGAGTTTTCCGGCGGCCAGCGCCAGAGGATCGCGATTGCCCGCGCCATGGTGCTCAAACCCCGCTTCGTCATGCTGGACGAGCCGACCTCGGCGCTGGACATGAGCGTACAGGCGCAGGTGGTGGACCTTCTCTCCGACCTGCAGAAGAAGCACAATCTCGCCTATCTGTTCATCTCGCATGACCTGAAGGTTGTGCGTGCGCTCGCCAACGAGATCATCGTCATGCGCTTCGGCGAAGTGGTCGAGCGCGGCCCGGCGGCGGAGGTTTTCGAAAACCCGAAGGCTGATTATACCAGGGCGCTGCTTGCCGCCGCCTTCGATATCGAGCCGGTGGAAGCGGATTGA
- a CDS encoding 2-hydroxyacid dehydrogenase: MPKAPVLVDLKFSGRAMIVEALGSFFSDRPVIDLADPQTKGRDLSDCRYAVLWKPDDDLFSRAPNLEVLFSGGAGVERVLALQGLPDIPLVRFVDPSLTRRMSEYVVLQCLHHARRMPDYARLKAEKDWQPLPPAEAGDFTVGIMGLGVLGRDAAAKLKIMGFNVIGWSRRKKEIDSVECFDARGLDDFLARTDILVGLLPLTDETAGIFNRALFEKLRRSGPLGSPVFINAGRGGSQVEADLLAALDEGLLHGVSLDVFETEPLPATSPLWAHERVVVTPHVASDTDVRALFAHVERQIARFEAGEPLQHVVNRAAGY; this comes from the coding sequence ATGCCCAAAGCCCCCGTCCTTGTCGACCTCAAATTCTCCGGCCGCGCCATGATCGTCGAAGCGCTTGGATCTTTCTTTTCCGACCGGCCGGTGATCGATCTCGCTGATCCGCAAACGAAGGGCCGCGATCTTTCCGATTGCCGCTATGCCGTCTTGTGGAAGCCGGACGACGATCTGTTTTCGCGCGCGCCCAACCTGGAAGTGCTTTTTTCCGGCGGGGCGGGCGTCGAGCGGGTGCTGGCGCTTCAGGGGCTGCCGGATATCCCCCTCGTGCGCTTCGTCGATCCCTCGCTGACCCGGCGGATGAGCGAGTATGTGGTGCTGCAATGTCTCCATCATGCCCGCCGCATGCCGGACTATGCCCGTCTGAAGGCCGAGAAAGACTGGCAACCGCTGCCGCCTGCCGAAGCCGGAGACTTCACCGTCGGCATCATGGGGCTCGGCGTCCTGGGGCGGGATGCGGCGGCGAAGCTGAAGATCATGGGCTTCAACGTGATCGGCTGGTCGCGGAGAAAGAAGGAAATCGATAGCGTTGAATGTTTTGATGCCAGAGGCCTTGATGATTTTCTTGCCAGGACGGACATTCTGGTCGGCCTTCTTCCGCTGACCGATGAGACGGCCGGCATCTTCAATCGGGCGCTTTTTGAAAAGCTCCGCCGGTCCGGTCCGCTTGGGAGCCCCGTCTTCATCAATGCCGGACGCGGCGGCTCGCAGGTCGAGGCCGATCTTCTCGCTGCTCTGGATGAGGGCCTGCTTCACGGCGTCTCGCTCGACGTATTCGAAACCGAGCCGCTGCCGGCAACAAGTCCGCTCTGGGCGCATGAGCGGGTCGTCGTCACGCCGCATGTGGCCTCCGATACCGATGTCAGGGCGCTGTTTGCCCATGTGGAACGCCAGATCGCCCGTTTCGAGGCGGGCGAGCCGCTGCAGCATGTGGTCAACCGCGCCGCCGGCTACTGA
- the pncB gene encoding nicotinate phosphoribosyltransferase, whose amino-acid sequence MPKTDIATRVYDHSWKLDPIIRSLLDTDFYKLLMLQMIWKLYPDVNATFSVINRTTSVRLAEEIDEGELREQLDHARQIKLSKKEMIWLAGNSFYGRSQIFEPEFLTWLANFRLPEYELTKRDGQYQLDFHGPWMETTMWEIPALCIINELRSRAAMKDLGLFTIDVTYARAKAKMWAKVERLAALEGLRISDFGTRRRHSFLWQRWCVEALKEGIGPAFTGTSNVLLAMDTDLEAVGTNAHELPMVAAALAETDEQLAAAPYKVMQDWNKLYGGNLLIALPDAYGTTAFLRNAPDWVADWTGFRPDSAPPIEGGEKIIDWWKKMGRDPREKILIFSDGLDVDAIIEAYKHFQGRVRMSFGWGTNLTNDFIGCAPHRVGGLKPISIVCKVSDANGRPAVKLSDNPQKATGDPKEVERYLKFFGSEDMHEQPVLV is encoded by the coding sequence ATGCCGAAGACCGATATTGCAACACGGGTCTACGACCATAGCTGGAAACTCGACCCGATCATCCGCAGCCTGCTGGATACCGATTTCTACAAGCTCCTGATGCTGCAGATGATCTGGAAGCTTTATCCGGACGTCAACGCGACATTCTCGGTGATCAACCGCACGACCTCGGTGCGCCTTGCCGAGGAGATCGACGAAGGGGAGCTGCGCGAGCAGCTTGACCACGCACGCCAAATCAAGCTCTCCAAGAAGGAGATGATCTGGCTTGCGGGTAACTCGTTTTACGGACGATCGCAGATCTTCGAGCCGGAGTTCCTGACCTGGCTCGCCAATTTCCGCCTGCCCGAATATGAACTGACCAAGCGCGACGGCCAGTATCAACTCGATTTTCACGGTCCCTGGATGGAAACCACGATGTGGGAGATCCCGGCGCTGTGCATCATCAATGAATTGCGCTCACGTGCGGCGATGAAGGACCTCGGTCTCTTCACCATCGACGTCACCTATGCCCGCGCCAAGGCGAAGATGTGGGCGAAGGTGGAGCGGCTGGCCGCGCTCGAAGGGCTTCGGATCTCCGATTTCGGCACGCGGCGGCGGCATTCCTTCCTCTGGCAGCGCTGGTGCGTGGAAGCGCTTAAGGAAGGGATTGGCCCGGCCTTTACCGGCACCTCCAACGTGCTTCTGGCCATGGATACCGATCTGGAGGCCGTCGGCACCAATGCGCATGAACTGCCGATGGTCGCAGCAGCGCTCGCCGAAACCGACGAGCAGCTTGCGGCAGCGCCCTACAAGGTGATGCAGGACTGGAACAAGCTTTACGGCGGCAATCTGCTGATCGCGCTGCCCGATGCCTATGGCACGACAGCGTTCCTGCGCAACGCGCCGGATTGGGTTGCCGACTGGACCGGTTTCCGCCCCGACAGCGCCCCGCCGATCGAGGGCGGCGAGAAGATCATCGACTGGTGGAAGAAGATGGGCCGCGATCCGCGCGAGAAGATCCTGATCTTTTCCGATGGGCTCGATGTCGACGCCATCATCGAGGCCTACAAGCATTTCCAGGGCCGGGTGCGCATGAGCTTCGGCTGGGGCACCAATCTCACCAATGACTTCATCGGCTGCGCGCCGCACCGCGTCGGCGGGCTGAAGCCGATCTCGATCGTCTGCAAGGTTTCCGACGCCAACGGCCGCCCGGCGGTCAAGCTTTCCGACAATCCGCAAAAGGCGACCGGAGACCCGAAGGAAGTCGAGCGCTACCTGAAGTTCTTCGGCTCGGAAGACATGCACGAGCAGCCGGTCCTGGTCTGA
- a CDS encoding DUF421 domain-containing protein, producing MLFESFTGIFRVIAIGGLGYVALVLMLRVSGQRTLSKLNAFDLVVTVALGSVLATVMLSRSVPLAEGVTALALLIVLQFAITWMSVRFPVVDRLVKSEPALVLSDGKFLKRAMLRQRLTEDEVRAAVRASGEDDLDAIAAVILETDGSLSVIPHG from the coding sequence ATGCTTTTCGAAAGCTTCACAGGAATATTCCGGGTCATCGCCATTGGCGGACTCGGCTACGTCGCCCTGGTCCTGATGCTGCGCGTCAGCGGGCAGAGAACACTTTCCAAGCTTAACGCCTTTGATCTCGTCGTCACCGTCGCACTCGGCTCCGTTCTGGCAACGGTGATGCTGAGCCGGTCCGTCCCCTTGGCCGAAGGCGTCACGGCGCTGGCTCTGCTGATTGTCCTGCAGTTCGCCATCACCTGGATGTCGGTCCGCTTTCCTGTCGTGGACCGTCTGGTCAAGAGCGAGCCGGCTCTGGTTCTTTCCGACGGCAAGTTTCTCAAGCGCGCCATGCTGCGCCAGAGGCTGACCGAGGACGAGGTGCGGGCAGCGGTCCGCGCGAGCGGCGAGGATGATCTTGACGCGATTGCCGCCGTCATCCTCGAGACCGACGGTTCCCTGAGCGTCATTCCGCATGGCTGA
- a CDS encoding TonB-dependent receptor domain-containing protein, with protein MNKSMLAASAALLILTPAQVGLAQDAGLVEDDVIDLQPVYVTTPLRRPSTILQSTSTVTLIDEEDIERSAAPDLPSLLRKYPGVNITANGGQGAQATVTLRGASASQTLVLVDGMRVASATGGSAYLANIPLSAIERVEIAEGAHSAEWGADAIGGVVNIITRDGSTCANGQAICTTVETGVTWPWGGFGTVATRGITNNGVDFNLGLSLLGTEGYDFTTPQNSVHEAGRDGFLQGSFNYAIGKDFTWGRLYSEGFYARSNPHFDAAPYADWMTGAMVYGANQSIQTNAAFKLGAELDHADDWSSVVEVYSAFDYQKNFRDDHPEAETHYDTNRFGLSASSTKEVIAGDALNSFTLGGEAYRETVDSSVDYTDTGRNVGAVYGQYGLEYEALTLNAGLRYDADEQFGGALTYNIGLGYELLPGLTARASYSTGFNAPTFNDLYWAFDGTYEGNPDLDAETSKNWEAGINWDSGTGTVIDLVYYENHIDDMIAYVSAPPSYIGTMENIDRAKISGVRAVWSESLMDDRLGLDFGFEYRLPKNETDDVYIADQNRLKLTAAASWQATEALNLNADIEYVGSRWTNESSYNPQLGDYTLVNVSALYDIDPAARVKFAVENLFDEDYETTYGYRAPGTTVTLSYQRTF; from the coding sequence ATGAACAAATCCATGCTTGCGGCCTCGGCCGCGCTTTTGATCCTGACGCCTGCGCAGGTGGGGCTCGCCCAGGATGCCGGGCTCGTTGAAGATGACGTGATCGACCTGCAGCCGGTCTATGTGACGACGCCGCTGCGCCGCCCCTCCACGATCCTGCAGTCGACCTCGACCGTGACCTTGATCGACGAGGAGGATATCGAAAGATCGGCGGCGCCCGACCTGCCGTCGCTGCTCAGGAAGTATCCGGGCGTCAACATTACCGCCAATGGCGGGCAGGGCGCGCAGGCGACGGTCACGTTGCGCGGCGCCAGCGCGTCGCAGACGCTGGTGCTTGTCGACGGCATGCGGGTGGCCTCCGCCACCGGCGGTTCGGCCTATCTCGCCAATATTCCGTTGTCGGCGATCGAGCGGGTCGAGATCGCGGAAGGCGCGCACTCCGCCGAATGGGGCGCCGATGCGATCGGCGGCGTCGTCAACATCATCACCAGGGACGGCTCGACCTGCGCCAACGGCCAGGCAATCTGCACCACGGTCGAGACCGGCGTGACCTGGCCCTGGGGCGGCTTCGGCACGGTGGCGACCCGCGGGATTACGAACAATGGCGTTGATTTCAACCTCGGCCTGTCGCTTCTGGGAACCGAGGGGTATGACTTCACCACGCCACAGAACTCCGTGCATGAGGCGGGCCGCGACGGTTTCCTGCAGGGTTCGTTCAATTATGCGATCGGCAAGGACTTCACCTGGGGCCGGCTTTATTCGGAAGGTTTTTACGCCCGCTCCAACCCCCATTTCGACGCGGCGCCCTATGCCGACTGGATGACCGGCGCCATGGTCTACGGCGCCAACCAGTCGATCCAAACCAATGCCGCCTTCAAGCTCGGCGCCGAGCTCGATCATGCCGACGACTGGTCCTCTGTCGTCGAAGTCTATTCGGCCTTCGATTACCAGAAGAACTTCCGCGACGACCATCCGGAAGCCGAAACGCATTACGATACCAACCGTTTCGGCCTTTCGGCCTCGAGCACGAAGGAGGTGATCGCCGGCGACGCGCTTAACAGCTTCACCCTTGGCGGCGAGGCCTATCGCGAAACGGTGGACAGTTCCGTCGACTACACCGACACCGGGCGCAATGTCGGCGCGGTCTACGGCCAGTACGGCCTCGAATATGAGGCGCTGACGCTGAACGCCGGCCTGCGCTATGATGCGGACGAGCAGTTCGGCGGCGCGCTCACCTACAATATCGGCCTCGGCTATGAACTCCTTCCGGGGCTGACGGCGCGGGCCTCCTATTCCACCGGCTTCAACGCCCCCACCTTCAACGATCTCTACTGGGCCTTCGACGGCACCTATGAGGGCAATCCGGATCTCGATGCCGAAACCTCGAAGAACTGGGAAGCCGGCATCAACTGGGATTCGGGAACCGGCACGGTCATCGATCTCGTCTATTATGAAAACCATATCGACGACATGATCGCCTATGTCTCCGCGCCGCCGTCCTATATCGGCACGATGGAAAACATCGACAGGGCGAAGATCTCCGGCGTGCGGGCCGTCTGGTCCGAGTCTCTGATGGACGACCGGCTCGGGCTCGATTTCGGTTTCGAATACCGCCTGCCGAAGAACGAGACGGATGATGTCTACATCGCCGACCAGAACCGGCTGAAACTGACGGCGGCGGCAAGCTGGCAGGCCACCGAAGCGCTCAATCTGAACGCCGATATCGAATATGTCGGCAGCCGTTGGACCAATGAATCGAGCTATAATCCGCAGCTTGGCGACTACACGCTGGTCAATGTCTCGGCGCTCTACGATATCGACCCGGCCGCGCGCGTCAAATTCGCGGTGGAGAATCTGTTCGATGAGGATTATGAGACCACCTATGGCTACAGGGCGCCCGGCACAACGGTGACGCTTTCCTACCAAAGGACCTTCTAG
- a CDS encoding ABC transporter substrate-binding protein: MAFARHQSFAPARVVSINLCTDQMAMLLAGNGQLVSVSNLSADPAVSAMAEEARGYRLNHGLAEEVFLMKPDLVLAGSYTTRETVDLLKRLGIPVAEFDPETSLDDVRENLLRMGHLLGREDAAGRLVADMDETLEDLEAMPANGKTAALYFANGYTSGEETLAGDIVARSGLSNIGRSAGVDGLGRLPLERLIMAAPEVIIGGDSGYDAPALAEAPFAHPAFRAAAAKADLVDLPSRLTICGGPFNLEAVARLKTRAAARSLPDDGGAGARFIGWELRSGNAP, from the coding sequence ATGGCTTTCGCCCGTCACCAGAGCTTCGCGCCGGCCCGTGTCGTCTCGATCAATCTGTGCACCGACCAGATGGCGATGCTGCTTGCCGGCAACGGCCAGCTCGTCTCGGTGTCGAACCTTTCCGCCGATCCGGCGGTTTCGGCGATGGCGGAGGAGGCCAGGGGCTACAGGCTCAATCACGGCCTTGCCGAGGAAGTCTTCCTGATGAAGCCGGACCTGGTGCTCGCCGGCAGCTACACCACGCGCGAGACGGTGGACCTCCTTAAGCGGCTCGGCATACCGGTGGCCGAATTCGACCCCGAAACCTCGCTTGACGACGTGCGCGAGAACCTGCTTCGCATGGGCCATCTTCTTGGCCGTGAAGACGCGGCCGGAAGGCTTGTCGCGGACATGGACGAAACGCTCGAAGACCTTGAGGCGATGCCTGCCAACGGCAAGACGGCAGCGCTCTACTTTGCCAATGGCTACACGTCGGGCGAGGAGACGCTGGCCGGCGATATTGTCGCCAGGTCGGGACTTTCCAATATCGGAAGATCAGCCGGTGTCGACGGGCTCGGCCGCCTGCCGCTCGAGCGCCTGATCATGGCCGCGCCGGAGGTCATCATCGGCGGAGACAGCGGCTATGACGCGCCGGCGCTGGCGGAAGCGCCCTTTGCCCATCCTGCCTTCCGCGCGGCCGCCGCCAAGGCGGACCTTGTCGACCTGCCCAGTCGCCTGACGATCTGCGGCGGGCCTTTCAATCTTGAGGCCGTGGCACGGCTGAAAACCCGCGCCGCCGCCAGGAGCCTTCCCGACGATGGCGGTGCAGGCGCCCGTTTCATCGGCTGGGAACTGCGTTCCGGAAACGCGCCATGA
- a CDS encoding FecCD family ABC transporter permease, with the protein MTERRRYVLLLTGLSLLVAVLFMASLTVGPAGFGFRAALSGLFSDDAGAIALIMKEIRLPRALLGLTIGATLGLSGAVLQGYLRNPLAEPGLLGVTASASLGAVIAIYTGLSALFALALPVLALVFAVLSVVLVRFLAGGGARSLSIILAGVAVTSFAGAMTALALNLSPNPFAAMEIMFWMLGSLADRSMLQFWLAVPFMALGWALLFSSARALDAMTIGHDAAESLGISPKTTERLVIWGVAASVGAATAVSGAIGFVGLVVPHLLRPLVGAVPSRLLPASALGGAAVLLAADVAVRLVAPERDLKIGVVTALIGAPFFLWLIFKTRRELI; encoded by the coding sequence ATGACGGAACGCCGCCGCTACGTCCTGCTTCTCACCGGCCTTAGCCTTCTGGTGGCGGTGCTGTTCATGGCCTCGCTCACCGTCGGTCCGGCGGGCTTCGGTTTCCGTGCGGCGCTTTCCGGGCTTTTCAGCGATGATGCCGGCGCGATCGCGCTGATCATGAAGGAAATCCGGCTGCCGCGCGCGCTTCTGGGGCTGACGATCGGCGCGACGCTCGGTCTGTCGGGCGCGGTGCTGCAGGGCTATCTGCGCAACCCGCTGGCCGAACCGGGCCTCCTCGGGGTCACGGCCTCGGCCTCGCTCGGCGCGGTGATCGCGATCTACACGGGCTTGTCAGCGCTTTTCGCGCTGGCGCTGCCGGTTCTGGCGCTGGTCTTTGCCGTTCTCTCGGTCGTTCTGGTGCGTTTTCTGGCGGGCGGCGGGGCGCGCAGCCTGTCGATCATTCTCGCGGGCGTCGCCGTTACGAGCTTTGCCGGCGCGATGACGGCGCTGGCGCTCAATCTTTCGCCCAATCCCTTCGCCGCCATGGAAATCATGTTCTGGATGCTGGGCTCGCTGGCCGATCGGTCCATGCTGCAGTTCTGGCTGGCGGTGCCGTTCATGGCGCTCGGCTGGGCGTTGCTGTTTTCATCAGCGCGCGCGCTTGACGCGATGACGATCGGCCATGACGCGGCGGAAAGCCTTGGTATATCGCCGAAAACCACCGAACGATTGGTAATCTGGGGTGTCGCGGCAAGCGTCGGGGCGGCGACCGCCGTCTCCGGCGCGATCGGCTTTGTCGGGCTGGTGGTGCCGCATCTTCTGCGCCCGCTGGTCGGCGCCGTGCCGTCCCGCCTCCTGCCGGCAAGCGCGCTGGGCGGTGCGGCGGTGCTTCTGGCGGCCGATGTGGCCGTGCGGCTGGTTGCGCCCGAGCGGGACCTGAAGATCGGAGTCGTGACGGCGCTCATCGGCGCGCCGTTCTTTCTGTGGCTGATCTTCAAGACGCGACGGGAGCTGATCTGA